A genome region from Musa acuminata AAA Group cultivar baxijiao chromosome BXJ3-5, Cavendish_Baxijiao_AAA, whole genome shotgun sequence includes the following:
- the LOC103973286 gene encoding gibberellin 2-beta-dioxygenase 6 isoform X1: MKARDCVCDPPLADSYQELSYKSTQAELRQHDQDCEVIAECELPMIDLRGLRSCNEEERHARVEAIAKASTEWGFFQVLNHGISRELLEEMWREQIKLFALPFEKKARSRLLNDSYRWGTPTATSLHQFSWSEAFHVPLAKISEKGSCYGEFSSLRDAMEKLAAAMSELATTLAGALAESLGYDSRGFPESCNKSTCFLRLNHYPPCPFSAEIFGLMPHTDSDFLTILYQDQVGGLQLMKDSKWVAVKPNPDALIVNIGDLFQAWSNDVYKSVEHKVLINSKRDRYSIAYFLCPSYESTIGSCKKPSIYKDFTFGEYRKQVQDDVKITGQKIGLPRFLLQNISL; this comes from the exons ATGAAAGCCCGAGACTGTGTCTGTGATCCACCTTTGGCTGATAGCTACCAGGAACTGTCTTACAAGTCTACGCAAGCTGAGCTGCGCCAGCATGATCAAGACTGTGAAGTGATTGCAGaatgcgagcttccgatgattgaCTTGAGGGGTCTGAGGAGCTGCAATGAAGAGGAGAGGCATGCGCGTGTGGAAGCCATTGCTAAAGCGTCCACGGAGTGGGGTTTCTTCCAGGTGTTGAACCATGGGATCAGTCGGGAGCTCCTTGAAGAGATGTGGAGGGAGCAAATCAAGTTGTTTGCGTTGCCATTCGAGAAGAAGGCACGTTCAAGGCTCCTCAATGACTCTTACAGGTGGGGAACTCCGACAGCCACATCTCTTCATCAGTTCTCTTGGTCAGAAGCCTTCCATGTTCCTCTTGCAAAGATCTCAGAGAAGGGAAGTTGCTATGGGGAATTCAGTTCTCTGAG GGATGCCATGGAGAAGCTTGCTGCAGCAATGTCTGAGCTCGCAACTACACTAGCTGGAGCGTTAGCAGAGAGTTTGGGCTACGACAGTCGGGGATTCCCGGAGAGCTGCAACAAAAGCACATGCTTTCTCCGCCTGAATCATTATCCGCCATGCCCTTTCTCCGCTGAGATCTTTGGGTTGATGCCTCACACTGACAGTGACTTCCTCACAATCCTCTATCAAGATCAAGTTGGGGGACTGCAGCTGATGAAGGATTCCAAGTGGGTTGCTGTAAAACCAAATCCGGATGCGCTTATTGTCAACATTGGAGACCTTTTCCAG GCATGGAGCAATGATGTCTACAAAAGCGTGGAGCACAAAGTTTTGATCAACTCGAAGAGGGACAGGTATTCTATAGCTTACTTTCTGTGCCCATCATATGAATCCACCATTGGGAGCTGCAAGAAACCCTCCATCTACAAGGATTTCACCTTCGGAGAGTATAGGAAACAAGTGCAAGACGATGTCAAGATAACAGGACAGAAAATAGGCCTTCCAAGGTTTCTCCTGCAGAATATTTCATTATAA
- the LOC103973286 gene encoding gibberellin 2-beta-dioxygenase 6 isoform X2 produces the protein MKARDCVCDPPLADSYQELSYKSTQAELRQHDQDCEVIAECELPMIDLRGLRSCNEEERHARVEAIAKASTEWGFFQVLNHGISRELLEEMWREQIKLFALPFEKKARSRLLNDSYRWGTPTATSLHQFSWSEAFHVPLAKISEKGSCYGEFSSLRDAMEKLAAAMSELATTLAGALAESLGYDSRGFPESCNKSTCFLRLNHYPPCPFSAEIFGLMPHTDSDFLTILYQDQVGGLQLMKDSKWVAVKPNPDALIVNIGDLFQVERLASGGLLRMHYYKP, from the exons ATGAAAGCCCGAGACTGTGTCTGTGATCCACCTTTGGCTGATAGCTACCAGGAACTGTCTTACAAGTCTACGCAAGCTGAGCTGCGCCAGCATGATCAAGACTGTGAAGTGATTGCAGaatgcgagcttccgatgattgaCTTGAGGGGTCTGAGGAGCTGCAATGAAGAGGAGAGGCATGCGCGTGTGGAAGCCATTGCTAAAGCGTCCACGGAGTGGGGTTTCTTCCAGGTGTTGAACCATGGGATCAGTCGGGAGCTCCTTGAAGAGATGTGGAGGGAGCAAATCAAGTTGTTTGCGTTGCCATTCGAGAAGAAGGCACGTTCAAGGCTCCTCAATGACTCTTACAGGTGGGGAACTCCGACAGCCACATCTCTTCATCAGTTCTCTTGGTCAGAAGCCTTCCATGTTCCTCTTGCAAAGATCTCAGAGAAGGGAAGTTGCTATGGGGAATTCAGTTCTCTGAG GGATGCCATGGAGAAGCTTGCTGCAGCAATGTCTGAGCTCGCAACTACACTAGCTGGAGCGTTAGCAGAGAGTTTGGGCTACGACAGTCGGGGATTCCCGGAGAGCTGCAACAAAAGCACATGCTTTCTCCGCCTGAATCATTATCCGCCATGCCCTTTCTCCGCTGAGATCTTTGGGTTGATGCCTCACACTGACAGTGACTTCCTCACAATCCTCTATCAAGATCAAGTTGGGGGACTGCAGCTGATGAAGGATTCCAAGTGGGTTGCTGTAAAACCAAATCCGGATGCGCTTATTGTCAACATTGGAGACCTTTTCCAG GTTGAAAGGCTTGCATCAGGAGGTCTATTACGGATGCATTACTATAAGCCATGA